From a single Collimonas pratensis genomic region:
- a CDS encoding IS1182 family transposase yields MKRFIEGRDRSQRILLPEQLDDYVADSNPVRVVDVFVDELDLVQMGFEGTMPAQTGRPAYHPSVLLKIYIYGYLNRLQSSRRLEREAQRNIELMWLTGHLAPDFKTIANFRKDNGRAISNVCKQFVVLCQRLGLFSEALVAIDGSKFKAVNNRDRNFTSAKLQRRMEEIAASIDRYLTALDTADRQEPDRKQLTTTRLHENIAALKAQMRELEDIQLKLQKTPDQQVSQTDPDARSMKTRGTGVVGYNVQTVVDAKHHLIVAHEVTNIGSDRDQLHSMSRQAQEAIGTASLTVVADRGYFKGEEILACTQAGINVIVPKNLTSNASAEGRFGKADFIYDARANEYQCPAGERLIWRFTSKEKGLNLHRYWSSNCQQCSLKSACTPSPQRRVTRWEHESVLEAMQERLERTPKAMRIRRQTVEHPFGTIKAWMGATHFLTKTKARVSTEMSLHVLAYNMKRMINVLGVGTLMKVMSA; encoded by the coding sequence ATGAAACGCTTCATTGAAGGGCGGGATCGCAGTCAACGCATTTTGCTTCCCGAGCAACTGGACGACTACGTTGCCGATAGCAACCCAGTGCGGGTAGTCGATGTTTTCGTCGATGAACTGGACCTGGTGCAAATGGGTTTCGAAGGAACAATGCCTGCACAAACAGGACGTCCGGCCTATCACCCATCGGTTCTTCTCAAGATTTACATCTACGGCTATCTCAATCGACTCCAATCAAGCCGTCGCCTGGAACGAGAGGCGCAGCGTAACATTGAACTGATGTGGTTGACAGGGCATTTGGCGCCGGACTTCAAGACTATCGCCAACTTCCGCAAAGACAATGGCCGTGCCATCTCCAATGTATGCAAGCAGTTCGTCGTGCTGTGTCAGCGACTTGGCCTGTTCTCTGAAGCGCTGGTCGCTATTGACGGCAGCAAATTCAAAGCCGTCAACAACCGCGACCGCAACTTCACCAGCGCCAAGCTGCAACGGCGCATGGAAGAGATCGCAGCGAGCATTGATCGCTATCTGACAGCCCTCGACACGGCGGATCGCCAAGAGCCGGACCGCAAGCAACTCACGACAACTCGACTGCATGAGAATATCGCAGCGCTCAAGGCGCAGATGCGAGAGCTTGAAGACATCCAATTAAAACTCCAGAAGACGCCGGATCAACAAGTCTCCCAAACCGATCCTGATGCACGGTCGATGAAGACGCGTGGTACAGGCGTCGTTGGCTACAACGTACAAACGGTGGTCGACGCAAAGCATCATCTGATTGTGGCGCACGAGGTGACCAACATCGGGAGCGACCGGGATCAACTGCACTCGATGAGCCGGCAAGCGCAAGAAGCGATTGGCACCGCATCGCTGACCGTAGTTGCTGATCGTGGTTACTTCAAAGGAGAAGAGATCCTGGCGTGCACACAAGCCGGCATCAACGTGATCGTCCCGAAGAACCTGACCTCCAATGCCTCTGCTGAAGGTCGGTTTGGCAAAGCGGATTTCATTTACGACGCACGCGCCAATGAATATCAGTGTCCCGCCGGAGAGCGATTGATCTGGCGTTTCACGAGCAAAGAGAAAGGCTTGAATTTGCACCGCTATTGGAGCTCGAATTGCCAGCAGTGCTCACTCAAATCCGCATGCACGCCAAGTCCTCAACGGCGCGTGACACGATGGGAGCATGAGTCTGTACTGGAGGCCATGCAGGAGCGGTTGGAACGAACGCCGAAGGCGATGCGAATACGCCGGCAAACTGTTGAGCATCCATTCGGCACCATCAAGGCATGGATGGGTGCTACGCACTTCCTCACCAAAACCAAGGCCCGAGTGAGCACCGAGATGAGCTTGCATGTCCTGGCTTACAACATGAAGCGGATGATCAACGTGCTGGGCGTGGGAACCTTGATGAAGGTGATGAGCGCATAG
- a CDS encoding NUDIX hydrolase has translation MEMENQWLAYAKRLQALASTSLYFCKDEFDRERFTEIADIANSMLAQLGNVPVERITNLVSDFAKGYSTPKVDVRGAIIEGDKILLVREKSDGKWTLPGGFADVGLSPAENVVKEIHEEAGLVVAATKLFNVRHKAKGPYDPDARDFYKLYFLCECSDTTSPFTGPETSGVDFFSLDNLPELSLGRVVKAHLETAFAFHRGMVTSTLFD, from the coding sequence ATGGAAATGGAAAACCAATGGCTTGCCTATGCGAAGCGTCTACAAGCATTGGCATCGACATCATTGTATTTCTGCAAGGATGAATTCGATAGGGAACGTTTCACGGAAATTGCTGATATCGCAAATTCAATGCTTGCTCAGCTTGGAAACGTTCCTGTCGAACGCATTACCAACCTTGTCTCAGACTTTGCAAAGGGCTATTCAACTCCGAAAGTGGATGTTCGTGGCGCGATCATTGAAGGCGATAAAATTCTTCTTGTCCGAGAAAAATCAGATGGTAAATGGACGCTGCCTGGGGGCTTTGCTGATGTAGGTTTGTCGCCGGCAGAAAATGTGGTCAAAGAAATACATGAAGAAGCTGGATTGGTCGTTGCAGCGACCAAACTCTTCAACGTGCGCCACAAAGCGAAGGGGCCGTACGACCCAGATGCTCGTGATTTCTATAAGCTTTATTTTCTATGTGAGTGCTCCGATACGACGAGTCCGTTTACCGGCCCTGAAACCTCGGGTGTCGATTTCTTTTCTCTGGATAATCTTCCAGAGCTATCACTCGGCCGGGTAGTTAAGGCGCACCTAGAAACCGCATTTGCATTTCATCGCGGCATGGTAACGTCCACTTTATTTGATTGA
- a CDS encoding DUF3297 family protein translates to MNDIQNRPPLPDRLSVDPRSPYYNAVIFEHDVGIKLNDKERFEVEEYCISEGWIKIPAGKALDRKGNPLMTKVKGKVEPFYR, encoded by the coding sequence ATGAACGATATCCAAAACCGCCCCCCACTTCCTGATCGGCTCTCAGTCGACCCTCGCAGCCCTTACTATAATGCCGTCATATTTGAACATGATGTTGGTATTAAACTTAACGATAAAGAGCGCTTCGAAGTTGAGGAATATTGCATCAGCGAGGGATGGATTAAAATCCCGGCCGGAAAGGCGCTAGATCGGAAGGGCAACCCCTTAATGACTAAAGTAAAAGGCAAGGTCGAACCTTTCTATCGGTAG
- a CDS encoding FMN-binding negative transcriptional regulator — protein sequence MYIPKYHEQADVGAIHALMEAYPFGAWVCPSADGLIANHIPFLLDKSRGKFGTLLGHVSRANPVWQRLLEGAQSVVMFQGPHAYITPGWYPSKSEHGKVVPTWNYTVAHAHGMPRSVHDEAWLLDLLFRLTTVHEASQRLPWNVSDAPRDFIDKLLRGIVGIEIPIDSLNGKIKVSQDEALQDRWGTVEGLRAEGSSNASAMALLVQQAITECAEK from the coding sequence ATGTATATACCCAAGTACCATGAGCAAGCCGACGTCGGCGCGATTCATGCGTTAATGGAAGCCTACCCATTCGGGGCATGGGTGTGCCCGAGCGCCGATGGTCTCATCGCGAATCACATCCCGTTCCTGTTGGATAAATCTCGTGGAAAATTTGGCACGCTGCTCGGTCACGTATCTCGCGCCAATCCCGTCTGGCAGCGGCTTCTAGAAGGGGCGCAGTCAGTCGTTATGTTTCAGGGGCCGCACGCTTACATCACGCCTGGCTGGTATCCCAGCAAATCTGAACACGGAAAAGTGGTCCCGACCTGGAACTACACCGTAGCACACGCTCACGGAATGCCCCGTTCCGTCCATGATGAAGCGTGGTTATTGGACCTGCTGTTCCGTTTGACGACGGTGCACGAAGCCTCGCAGAGATTGCCTTGGAATGTCTCAGACGCCCCCCGGGACTTTATCGACAAACTGCTGAGAGGCATCGTTGGCATAGAAATACCCATCGATAGCTTGAACGGAAAAATCAAAGTCAGCCAGGACGAAGCGCTTCAGGATAGATGGGGCACCGTGGAGGGCCTTAGGGCGGAAGGTAGTTCGAACGCCTCGGCGATGGCTTTGCTTGTGCAGCAAGCGATAACCGAGTGCGCAGAAAAGTGA
- a CDS encoding DUF6434 domain-containing protein yields MKFDWHGGMISSTTEIDSDYKNTQNVRRFLSSQCGSDFKFDRELMAWIRNGLAKNMGDVVDEWKRRRGRR; encoded by the coding sequence ATGAAATTTGATTGGCATGGTGGGATGATATCGTCCACAACTGAAATCGATTCCGACTACAAGAACACGCAAAACGTTCGGCGCTTTCTATCCAGTCAGTGTGGGTCGGATTTCAAATTTGACCGCGAACTGATGGCTTGGATACGTAACGGACTCGCGAAGAATATGGGTGATGTAGTGGACGAATGGAAGCGTCGCCGTGGACGTCGGTAA
- a CDS encoding OsmC domain/YcaO domain-containing protein — protein sequence MEIKVNFLDKLRLEAKFDDFTVVADQPIRYKGDGSAPGPFDYFLASSALCAAYFVKLYCVTRNIPTENIRLSQNNIVDPENRYQQIFKIQVELPADISAKDRQGILRSIERCTVKKVVQAGPEFVIEEVENLDADAQSLLTLKPASDVSTYIAGKDLPLEQTIANMSGVLAALGIKIEIASWRNLVPNVWSLHIRDAHSPMCFTNGKGATKESALASALGEYIERLNNNHFYAGTFWGEDIASAAFVHYPNECWFKPGPKDALPAGILDEYCLQIYNPDGELCGSHLVDTNSGNVQRGICSLPYVRQSDGEVVYFPSNLVENLYVSNGMSAGNTLAEAQVQCLSEIFERAVKREILEGEITLPDVPQEVLAKYPGILAGIQALEEQGFPVLVKDASLGGVYPVMCVTLMNPRTGGVFASFGAHPSLEVALERSLTELLQGRSFEGLNELPRPTFTSEAVTEPNNFVEHFIDSSGIVSWRFFSAKADFDFVEWDFSGQGENSNADEAATLFGILEDMGKQAYMAVYDQLGAIACRILVPGYSEVYPVDDLIWDNTNKALLFRADILNLHRLDDDSLEALLERLENNELDEYSDIATLIGIEFDENTDWGQLTVLELKLLIRLALQQFEEAHELVGAFLQYNDNTVERGLFYQALNVVLEVLLDDDLELDDYVVNFRRMFGNARMDAVMGAVDGSVRFFGLTPTSMKLEGLDRHQRLIDSYRKLHKARANAAAAIR from the coding sequence ATGGAAATCAAGGTCAATTTTCTCGATAAGCTACGTCTTGAAGCCAAGTTCGATGACTTCACGGTAGTGGCCGACCAGCCTATCCGTTACAAGGGCGACGGCTCGGCGCCGGGTCCCTTCGATTATTTTCTGGCCTCATCGGCCTTGTGTGCAGCTTACTTTGTGAAATTGTATTGCGTAACTCGCAATATTCCAACCGAAAATATCCGCCTGTCACAAAATAATATTGTTGATCCGGAAAACCGTTACCAGCAGATTTTCAAGATTCAGGTTGAATTGCCGGCGGATATCTCAGCCAAAGACCGCCAGGGAATTTTGCGCTCCATCGAGCGTTGTACGGTGAAAAAAGTGGTGCAAGCCGGGCCCGAGTTTGTCATTGAAGAGGTAGAGAACCTGGATGCCGATGCGCAGTCCTTGCTGACCTTGAAGCCGGCTTCTGACGTCAGCACCTATATTGCGGGCAAGGATCTGCCCTTGGAGCAAACCATCGCCAATATGTCGGGCGTTTTGGCGGCCTTGGGCATCAAGATTGAAATCGCTTCGTGGCGTAATCTGGTTCCTAACGTGTGGTCGCTGCACATCCGCGATGCGCACTCGCCGATGTGTTTTACCAATGGCAAGGGCGCGACCAAAGAAAGCGCGTTGGCGTCGGCTTTGGGCGAGTATATCGAGCGACTGAATAACAACCATTTCTATGCTGGCACGTTTTGGGGCGAAGACATCGCCAGCGCGGCGTTTGTACATTACCCGAACGAGTGCTGGTTTAAGCCTGGCCCTAAAGATGCGCTGCCGGCTGGAATTCTGGATGAGTACTGCCTGCAAATTTACAATCCCGACGGCGAGTTATGTGGCTCGCATCTGGTTGACACCAATTCCGGCAACGTACAGCGCGGTATCTGTTCGCTGCCGTATGTGCGGCAGTCGGACGGTGAGGTGGTGTATTTTCCATCCAACCTGGTCGAAAACCTCTACGTCAGCAATGGCATGAGTGCCGGTAACACGCTGGCCGAAGCGCAGGTGCAATGTTTGTCGGAAATTTTCGAGCGGGCGGTAAAGCGCGAAATTCTGGAAGGTGAAATCACCTTGCCGGATGTACCGCAGGAAGTGCTGGCGAAATACCCTGGCATTCTGGCCGGCATCCAGGCCTTGGAAGAGCAGGGCTTTCCGGTGCTGGTGAAGGATGCGTCGCTGGGAGGGGTGTACCCGGTGATGTGCGTCACCTTGATGAACCCGCGGACCGGCGGGGTGTTTGCCTCGTTCGGTGCGCACCCAAGCTTGGAGGTGGCGCTGGAGCGCAGCCTGACAGAATTGCTGCAGGGTCGCAGTTTTGAAGGCCTGAACGAACTGCCTCGGCCGACCTTTACAAGTGAAGCGGTGACTGAGCCAAATAACTTTGTCGAACACTTCATCGATTCCAGCGGTATTGTGTCATGGCGCTTTTTCAGCGCCAAAGCTGACTTCGATTTTGTGGAATGGGATTTTTCCGGTCAGGGTGAAAACTCCAATGCCGACGAAGCAGCGACCTTGTTCGGCATTCTTGAAGATATGGGCAAACAGGCCTACATGGCGGTGTATGACCAGCTAGGCGCCATTGCCTGCCGGATTTTGGTACCGGGCTATTCGGAAGTTTACCCGGTGGATGATTTGATCTGGGATAACACCAACAAGGCGCTGTTGTTCCGCGCCGATATTTTGAATCTGCATCGCCTGGACGATGACAGCCTGGAAGCGCTGCTTGAGCGTTTGGAGAACAATGAGCTCGATGAATACTCCGACATCGCCACATTGATCGGTATCGAATTTGACGAGAATACGGACTGGGGGCAGTTGACAGTTCTCGAATTGAAGCTGCTGATTCGTCTCGCCTTGCAGCAATTTGAGGAGGCGCATGAGCTGGTCGGCGCCTTCCTGCAGTACAACGACAATACGGTCGAGCGCGGATTGTTTTATCAGGCCTTGAATGTGGTGCTAGAGGTGCTGTTGGATGACGACTTGGAACTGGACGATTACGTGGTCAATTTCCGCCGGATGTTTGGCAACGCTCGGATGGACGCGGTAATGGGGGCGGTGGACGGCAGCGTGCGCTTCTTCGGCTTAACGCCAACGAGCATGAAACTGGAAGGCCTCGATAGGCACCAGCGCCTGATCGACAGCTACCGGAAATTACATAAGGCTCGGGCCAATGCGGCCGCTGCGATCCGTTAA
- a CDS encoding IS1182 family transposase translates to MKRFVQGTDRTQSILLPEQLEDYVSEDNPVRVIDVFVDSLDLGSLGFGGAKPAQTGRPSYHPSVLLKIYIYGYLNRVQSSRRLEREAQRNIEVMWLTSRLMPDFKTIADFRKNNGPAISKVCRQFVLMCRNLDLFANTDIAIDGSKFKAVNNRDKNFTDRKLQARIEQLEANIARYLEELDRADRQPELVPEARVSHLKEKIASIKKQIEGFNEINKQLQQTPDKQISLTDPDARSMATSGRGTGMVGYNVQTAVDTRNHLIVSHEVTNVGHDRTQLASMAAQAQNAIGKQDLTVVADRGYFSGAEILACEKLGVTPLVPKPLTSGNRAQGLFDKTDFIYLAQSDEYQCPAGQRAIWRFTTIEHGLRWHKYWSSACPACPIKAQCTTGTNRRIARWEHEDVLERMQRRLNVWPNPARLRRQTVEHPFGTLKAWMGATHFLTRSLPRVSTEMSLHVLAYNLKRIMAILGTHRLIAAMRA, encoded by the coding sequence ATGAAACGCTTTGTCCAGGGAACGGATCGCACGCAGAGTATCCTGCTGCCAGAGCAGCTCGAAGATTACGTCAGTGAAGATAATCCTGTCAGAGTCATCGATGTCTTTGTCGACTCGCTTGATCTTGGCTCGCTTGGTTTCGGTGGCGCGAAGCCAGCGCAGACCGGACGGCCGTCTTATCATCCCAGCGTGCTGCTGAAGATTTATATCTACGGTTACCTCAACCGAGTCCAATCGAGCCGGCGCCTGGAACGCGAGGCACAACGCAACATCGAGGTCATGTGGCTGACGAGTCGCCTGATGCCGGACTTCAAGACCATTGCAGACTTCCGCAAGAACAACGGGCCAGCGATCAGCAAGGTCTGTCGTCAATTTGTTCTGATGTGCCGCAATCTCGATCTGTTTGCCAATACCGATATCGCCATCGATGGCAGCAAGTTCAAGGCGGTCAACAATCGCGATAAGAACTTTACCGACAGGAAGCTTCAGGCACGAATCGAGCAACTCGAAGCCAACATTGCACGCTACCTCGAGGAGCTTGATCGTGCCGACCGCCAGCCGGAGTTAGTGCCTGAGGCCCGCGTCTCGCATCTGAAGGAAAAAATTGCCTCCATCAAGAAGCAGATCGAAGGATTCAACGAGATCAACAAGCAGCTGCAGCAGACACCAGATAAGCAAATATCTCTGACAGATCCGGATGCCAGATCCATGGCCACGAGTGGCCGTGGCACAGGCATGGTGGGCTACAACGTCCAGACTGCGGTCGATACCAGAAATCATCTGATCGTGTCGCATGAGGTGACCAATGTCGGGCACGATCGAACGCAGCTAGCGTCGATGGCGGCACAAGCGCAAAACGCAATCGGAAAGCAAGATTTGACTGTGGTCGCGGACCGCGGCTATTTCAGCGGAGCGGAAATTCTCGCATGCGAGAAGCTTGGCGTGACGCCGCTGGTACCGAAACCTCTGACTTCGGGCAACCGGGCACAAGGCCTCTTCGATAAAACGGATTTCATTTATCTGGCGCAAAGCGACGAGTACCAGTGTCCGGCCGGACAACGAGCTATCTGGCGTTTCACAACAATCGAACACGGGTTGCGGTGGCATAAATATTGGTCGTCTGCCTGCCCGGCATGCCCAATCAAGGCGCAATGTACTACCGGCACCAATCGGCGTATCGCCCGTTGGGAACATGAGGATGTACTTGAGCGAATGCAGCGGCGCTTAAATGTCTGGCCCAATCCTGCCCGCTTACGCCGGCAGACCGTCGAGCATCCATTTGGCACGCTCAAGGCATGGATGGGTGCAACGCACTTCCTGACCAGGTCACTCCCACGGGTGAGTACTGAAATGAGCTTGCACGTACTGGCTTACAATCTGAAACGGATCATGGCAATACTGGGTACTCATCGATTGATTGCAGCCATGAGGGCCTGA